One window from the genome of Candidatus Taylorbacteria bacterium encodes:
- the topA gene encoding type I DNA topoisomerase encodes MNQKLLIVESPAKAKTISKYLGDGYIVKASVGHVRDLPKSNKKAIDIDGGFIPLYEISPGKEKVVAEIKSLARNASEILLATDPDREGEAIAWHIAQTLKESLGNSKSEARNSKQKIKRITYHEITKEAIEEALKHPRDIDENLRRAQEARRVLDRLVGYDLSGLIWKKVRYGLSAGRVQSPALRILMEREREIRAFISHAFWVITADTETADKKPVLFTCEKEPTEKSEVDAIMEIGKNNPWSIKDVVETEAKRSPRAPFITSTLQQSASSRLGFAPSKTMQVAQRLYEAGLVTYMRTDSTNLAPTALAQIYATIENKFGKEYLSPRVFARKSKNAQEAHEAIRPTNFAHESAGANDEQKKLYRLIWQRTISSQMADAKILRTRISAGVTDPAVPNFIANGSRTLFPGWLAVDVAARGEDVELPKVKTGDPLKLTEMKTEEKMTEPPPRYSEAGLVKELEKRGIGRPSTYASIIKTIIDRGYVEKFPPQGGKALKPTDTGDVVSSFLEKYFSEYISDTFTAEMEDKLDDIATGKRGYEKTLSDFYKPFSKDVKSKDKIERITNLGAGPIEFPCPVCKGPMIIKLGKAGKFLSCARFPDCAGARTFEGVELEGSVETGELCPLCGGKLIERDGKFGRFIACSNYPKCKYIKKDAELEKRNSTGVLCPVCKEGMMTERRGRFGLFYSCSNYPKCKNAIKAKPTGRICPMCHSLMMEGTKTIPERCSNKVCPNHNPHKANK; translated from the coding sequence ATGAATCAAAAATTATTGATTGTGGAGTCGCCTGCAAAGGCGAAAACAATTTCAAAATATTTGGGCGACGGATATATTGTAAAGGCTTCGGTCGGCCACGTCCGAGACCTGCCAAAGAGCAACAAGAAAGCAATCGACATAGATGGCGGTTTTATTCCCCTGTATGAAATATCGCCAGGAAAAGAAAAAGTTGTCGCCGAAATTAAGTCGCTCGCCCGAAACGCGAGCGAGATTCTTCTTGCTACCGACCCCGACCGTGAGGGAGAGGCGATAGCGTGGCACATAGCCCAGACCCTAAAAGAGAGTCTGGGAAATTCGAAATCCGAAGCACGAAATTCGAAACAAAAAATCAAAAGGATTACGTATCATGAAATTACGAAGGAAGCTATCGAGGAAGCGCTAAAACACCCAAGGGACATTGACGAAAATTTGCGCAGGGCGCAGGAGGCGAGGAGGGTTCTCGACCGATTGGTGGGCTATGACCTGTCGGGGCTCATTTGGAAAAAAGTCAGATACGGCCTCTCCGCAGGAAGAGTGCAATCCCCCGCTCTCCGCATCCTCATGGAGCGCGAACGTGAAATTCGCGCTTTCATCTCGCACGCATTTTGGGTGATAACTGCGGACACGGAGACGGCAGACAAGAAGCCCGTCCTTTTTACCTGCGAAAAAGAGCCGACCGAAAAGAGTGAAGTTGACGCTATTATGGAAATCGGTAAGAACAATCCCTGGTCAATTAAAGACGTGGTTGAGACGGAGGCAAAACGTTCTCCCCGCGCGCCCTTTATCACCTCAACTCTTCAACAATCTGCAAGCTCACGACTAGGTTTTGCCCCGTCAAAGACAATGCAGGTGGCCCAGAGGCTCTATGAGGCGGGACTCGTGACCTACATGAGAACAGACAGCACGAACCTCGCTCCAACTGCGCTTGCTCAAATATACGCGACAATTGAAAATAAATTTGGCAAAGAATATCTTTCTCCTCGTGTATTCGCGAGAAAAAGCAAGAACGCGCAAGAGGCGCATGAAGCCATTCGTCCCACCAATTTCGCACATGAAAGCGCGGGAGCAAATGACGAACAAAAAAAACTCTACCGCCTGATTTGGCAAAGAACCATTTCGTCGCAGATGGCCGATGCAAAAATTCTTCGCACCCGCATATCTGCTGGCGTCACCGACCCTGCTGTGCCGAATTTTATCGCAAACGGCTCCCGAACGCTTTTTCCGGGCTGGCTCGCGGTTGATGTGGCGGCTCGCGGAGAGGATGTCGAACTGCCGAAAGTGAAAACAGGCGATCCGCTTAAGCTCACTGAAATGAAGACGGAAGAAAAAATGACCGAACCTCCTCCAAGATATTCCGAAGCTGGACTGGTTAAAGAACTTGAAAAAAGAGGCATCGGCCGCCCTTCGACCTACGCTTCCATCATAAAAACAATTATCGATCGCGGATACGTGGAGAAATTTCCACCACAAGGCGGTAAGGCTCTAAAGCCGACCGATACAGGTGACGTGGTGAGCTCATTTTTGGAAAAGTATTTCAGCGAATACATAAGCGACACCTTCACCGCGGAGATGGAGGACAAACTCGACGATATCGCAACTGGCAAGCGGGGCTATGAGAAAACGCTTTCCGATTTTTACAAACCTTTTTCGAAGGACGTGAAGTCAAAGGACAAAATTGAGCGAATTACAAATCTGGGGGCGGGGCCTATAGAATTTCCTTGTCCCGTCTGCAAGGGACCAATGATAATCAAGCTGGGAAAAGCCGGCAAATTTTTAAGCTGCGCCCGATTTCCGGACTGCGCTGGTGCACGCACCTTTGAAGGAGTCGAGCTTGAAGGGTCAGTTGAAACAGGCGAGCTCTGTCCTCTCTGCGGGGGAAAGCTCATTGAAAGAGACGGTAAATTCGGAAGATTCATCGCGTGCTCAAATTATCCAAAATGCAAGTATATCAAAAAGGACGCGGAGCTTGAAAAAAGAAACTCTACTGGCGTGTTGTGTCCTGTTTGCAAAGAAGGAATGATGACGGAGAGGCGCGGACGGTTCGGTCTCTTTTACAGTTGTTCCAACTATCCAAAATGCAAGAATGCAATCAAAGCGAAACCGACGGGACGCATTTGCCCGATGTGTCACTCGCTCATGATGGAAGGCACCAAAACCATACCTGAACGTTGCTCCAACAAAGTTTGTCCCAACCACAACCCGCATAAAGCCAATAAGTAG
- a CDS encoding AAA family ATPase gives MHLKSLELSGFKSFAKKTILDFNTSITAIVGPNGSGKSNVAEAFSFVLGEQSLKSLRGKKGEDMIFNGGSKSGKMNRASVKLIFDNTKRMLNVDFPEVSLERVVHRDGINEYSINGTQVRLRDIVELLAGAHIGSTGHHIISQGEADKILNSNMRERRDMLEDALGLKIYQYKKAESFKKLEKTKENVKSVESLRRELAPHLNFLKKQVEKVEKAREMKEELQTLAREYFKREDIYIKGTRKDIEIARREPVRELSKLDAELASAKETFSRSKNESSRSRELLEIEEKLSGLRRVRDDRGRVLGRIEGEILGLKKNIERLKLALSQDENKTVYLKDVLEMEKSMGVLASEAEAESEMGALKTILHKLMTLVRDFIQKNRGRSDTKEIKEAENEIAVLEIDKSKVDEEIEAGKGNESLLQDAYLHLKTEIENEKRGGFEAEKEILKIMGRQQELNSKLMQLKDAEERLNMEESNFKVELSEVGILAGREAVDYRDFIVKDSGGAGVSEENMRIENRQGQLDRKKVVERIKIRLEEFGGNNDEVLKEYGETEERDKFLERELIDLEKSADSLRTLIDELELKLDVEFKEGVLKVNEKFQEFFALMFGGGSATLRVVKEERRKRKSALDELEGMEETIEDEEEEEMKEGIDIEVNLPGKRIKGLQMLSGGERALTSIALLFSMSQVNPPPFIILDETDAALDEANSRKYGDMVENLSKYSQLILITHNRETMSRAGILYGVTMGSDSVSKLLSIAFDEAVKVAK, from the coding sequence ATGCATTTAAAATCCCTAGAGCTCTCGGGCTTCAAGTCGTTTGCGAAAAAAACCATCCTTGATTTCAACACATCGATAACCGCTATTGTCGGCCCCAATGGTTCAGGCAAGTCGAATGTCGCGGAAGCTTTTAGTTTCGTTCTCGGCGAGCAGTCGCTGAAGTCACTTCGGGGAAAAAAGGGCGAAGACATGATATTTAACGGCGGGAGCAAGTCGGGCAAGATGAACCGTGCGTCCGTAAAGCTCATTTTCGACAACACAAAGAGGATGCTTAATGTGGATTTTCCGGAAGTTTCTCTGGAGCGCGTCGTGCACAGGGACGGAATTAATGAATACTCCATAAACGGCACGCAGGTCAGACTTCGGGACATAGTTGAACTTTTGGCCGGCGCTCACATCGGCTCGACCGGACACCATATTATTTCTCAGGGAGAGGCGGACAAGATTTTAAATTCCAATATGAGAGAACGGCGGGACATGCTCGAAGATGCGCTCGGGCTTAAAATTTACCAGTACAAGAAAGCCGAGTCATTTAAAAAACTCGAGAAAACCAAGGAGAATGTGAAGTCAGTCGAAAGCCTGCGTCGAGAACTCGCGCCACATCTGAATTTTCTGAAAAAGCAGGTTGAAAAAGTGGAGAAGGCGAGGGAAATGAAAGAGGAGCTCCAAACTCTTGCTCGCGAATATTTCAAAAGAGAAGATATTTACATCAAAGGAACGCGAAAGGATATCGAAATCGCAAGGAGAGAGCCTGTACGGGAACTTTCAAAGCTTGATGCGGAGCTCGCGAGCGCAAAAGAGACTTTTTCCCGTTCAAAGAATGAGTCAAGCCGGAGCAGGGAACTTCTAGAGATTGAGGAAAAATTATCAGGTTTGAGGCGCGTTCGCGATGACCGCGGGCGAGTGTTGGGTCGCATTGAAGGCGAAATCCTCGGCCTCAAGAAAAATATAGAGAGATTAAAGCTCGCCCTTTCGCAGGACGAGAATAAAACCGTGTACCTAAAAGATGTCCTTGAAATGGAGAAATCAATGGGAGTTCTCGCGAGCGAGGCGGAGGCGGAAAGTGAAATGGGCGCTTTGAAAACCATTCTTCACAAACTCATGACGCTTGTTCGCGATTTTATTCAAAAAAACAGGGGCAGATCGGACACGAAGGAAATTAAAGAGGCGGAGAATGAAATTGCAGTGCTCGAAATTGACAAGAGTAAAGTCGACGAAGAGATTGAGGCCGGTAAAGGAAATGAATCGCTCCTCCAAGATGCCTATCTTCATTTGAAAACAGAAATCGAGAATGAAAAAAGGGGCGGTTTTGAAGCCGAAAAGGAGATTCTAAAGATAATGGGAAGACAGCAGGAGCTAAACTCCAAGCTCATGCAACTTAAGGATGCTGAGGAGAGACTCAATATGGAGGAATCAAATTTTAAAGTGGAGCTTTCGGAGGTCGGGATTTTGGCTGGGAGGGAAGCGGTGGACTACCGAGATTTTATCGTGAAAGATTCAGGCGGAGCGGGGGTTTCAGAAGAAAATATGAGAATCGAGAATCGCCAAGGGCAGTTGGATAGAAAAAAAGTGGTGGAGCGCATTAAAATTCGCCTCGAAGAATTTGGCGGGAACAATGATGAAGTGCTCAAAGAGTATGGGGAAACGGAAGAGCGTGACAAATTTCTTGAACGGGAGCTCATTGATTTGGAAAAAAGCGCAGACTCTCTCCGCACGCTCATAGATGAACTCGAGTTAAAACTCGATGTCGAATTCAAAGAGGGTGTCCTGAAGGTGAATGAGAAATTTCAGGAATTCTTTGCGCTTATGTTTGGAGGGGGTAGTGCAACACTGCGCGTTGTCAAAGAAGAGCGCAGGAAGAGAAAAAGTGCGCTCGATGAACTCGAAGGAATGGAAGAAACTATTGAGGACGAGGAGGAAGAAGAGATGAAAGAGGGAATTGATATTGAAGTCAATCTTCCCGGAAAGCGTATCAAGGGTCTCCAGATGCTCTCGGGAGGGGAGAGAGCGCTCACATCTATTGCCCTTCTCTTTTCCATGAGCCAGGTCAATCCTCCGCCATTTATTATTCTTGACGAGACGGACGCGGCACTCGACGAAGCAAACTCCCGAAAGTACGGGGACATGGTTGAGAATCTTTCCAAGTATTCACAGCTTATTTTAATCACCCATAACCGCGAAACAATGTCTAGAGCCGGCATTCTTTACGGAGTGACAATGGGCTCCGACAGCGTTTCAAAGCTTCTCTCCATTGCTTTTGACGAGGCGGTGAAGGTGGCGAAATAA